A genome region from Nocardiopsis exhalans includes the following:
- the pheS gene encoding phenylalanine--tRNA ligase subunit alpha: MSAPNNSFDPVEVAPLHPDEVARMREEALAAIEAAADLAELKEVRLAHASDRSPLALANREIGALPPAAKADAGKRVGGARRDVGQALKARQAVLETERDERVLVEERVDVTLPWDRTPRGARHPLTTVAERMADVFVGMGFEVAEGPEVEAEWFNFDALNFQPDHPARSMQDTFFVEGPDGGESGLVMRTHTSPVQIRALLSRELPVYVVAPGKTFRTDELDATHSPVFHQLEGLVVDKGITLAHLRGAIDAFVESVFGEGLKTRFRASYFPFTEPSAEVDIECFVCRGKSVGNPDEPCRTCSSEGWIEIGGCGVVNPRVLTAAGVDPEVYSGWAFGLGIERTLMFAHGVRDMHDMVEGDIRFTSAFGSEN; the protein is encoded by the coding sequence ATGTCTGCACCGAACAATTCCTTCGACCCGGTCGAGGTGGCCCCCCTGCACCCCGATGAGGTCGCCCGCATGCGCGAGGAAGCGCTGGCCGCCATCGAGGCCGCCGCCGACCTCGCCGAACTCAAGGAGGTCCGGCTCGCGCACGCCTCCGACCGCTCCCCGCTGGCCCTGGCCAACCGGGAGATCGGCGCGCTGCCCCCGGCTGCCAAGGCCGACGCGGGCAAGCGGGTCGGCGGCGCCCGGCGCGACGTCGGCCAAGCCCTCAAGGCCCGCCAGGCGGTGCTGGAGACCGAACGAGACGAGCGCGTCCTGGTGGAGGAGCGCGTCGACGTCACCCTGCCCTGGGACCGTACGCCCCGGGGCGCCCGCCACCCCCTGACCACCGTCGCCGAGCGGATGGCCGACGTCTTCGTCGGCATGGGTTTCGAGGTCGCCGAGGGCCCCGAGGTCGAGGCGGAGTGGTTCAACTTCGACGCCCTCAACTTCCAGCCCGACCACCCGGCCCGCAGCATGCAGGACACCTTCTTCGTCGAGGGTCCCGACGGCGGCGAGTCCGGCCTGGTCATGCGCACCCACACCTCCCCGGTGCAGATCCGCGCGCTGCTCTCGCGCGAGCTGCCGGTGTACGTGGTCGCGCCCGGCAAGACCTTCCGTACCGACGAGCTGGATGCCACGCACAGCCCGGTCTTCCACCAGTTGGAGGGCCTGGTCGTCGACAAGGGCATCACCCTGGCGCACCTGCGCGGCGCCATCGACGCCTTCGTCGAGTCGGTCTTCGGTGAGGGTCTCAAGACCCGCTTCCGTGCCTCCTACTTCCCGTTCACCGAACCCTCCGCCGAGGTGGACATCGAGTGCTTCGTCTGCCGCGGCAAGTCCGTGGGCAATCCGGACGAGCCCTGTCGCACCTGCTCCAGCGAGGGCTGGATCGAGATCGGCGGCTGCGGTGTGGTCAACCCCCGCGTGCTCACCGCCGCAGGGGTGGACCCGGAGGTCTACAGCGGCTGGGCCTTCGGCCTGGGAATCGAACGGACACTGATGTTCGCGCACGGTGTGCGCGACATGCACGACATGGTCGAGGGCGACATCCGCTTCACCTCGGCGTTCGGGAGTGAGAACTGA
- a CDS encoding sensor histidine kinase, with protein sequence MGSGRQVGQPAEDSGGAAAPNLWDVDTASARPGEPPLHADDLPDGVVVADARGRVVLFNTMAAQLTGVPVESALGRDYRTALPLNGLDGNNWWESSDPYGGDRERTRQPERMLCLPDEREILVAARYVRARPGGALVRLVVTLRDASARAERSRADLVSEVAHELRSPLTSVKGFTSTLLNKWERLTDKQKLFMLETVNADADRVTRLIHDLLDVSRIESGRLEVRRQVVDLPAAVRRLVASKIAAGESEERFRVETRGELPQMWLDADKIEQILANLVENGVRHGAGTVSIVIEPCEGGAAVSVRDEGQGIAPETIPRVFRQFWRGKRRGGTGLGLFIVKGLVEAHGGTITVGRAPNGGAEFRFTMPAGTPEFV encoded by the coding sequence GTGGGCAGCGGCCGGCAGGTGGGCCAACCGGCGGAGGACTCCGGCGGTGCGGCGGCGCCGAACCTTTGGGACGTGGACACCGCCTCGGCCCGGCCGGGTGAACCCCCGCTGCACGCCGACGACCTGCCCGACGGCGTGGTCGTCGCAGATGCCCGGGGCCGCGTCGTCCTGTTCAACACCATGGCCGCGCAGCTCACCGGGGTCCCGGTCGAGTCCGCGCTGGGCCGCGACTACCGCACCGCCCTGCCCCTGAACGGGCTCGACGGCAACAACTGGTGGGAGTCCAGCGACCCCTACGGCGGCGACCGCGAACGCACTCGCCAGCCCGAGCGAATGCTCTGCCTGCCCGACGAACGCGAGATCCTCGTGGCCGCGCGCTACGTGCGGGCCAGGCCCGGCGGGGCGCTCGTCCGCCTGGTCGTCACGCTACGGGACGCCTCCGCTCGGGCCGAACGCTCCCGAGCCGACCTGGTCTCGGAGGTCGCGCACGAACTGCGCTCCCCGCTCACCAGCGTGAAGGGCTTCACCTCCACCCTGCTCAACAAGTGGGAACGGCTCACCGACAAGCAGAAGCTGTTCATGCTGGAGACGGTCAATGCCGACGCCGACCGCGTCACCCGGCTCATCCACGACCTGCTGGACGTCTCCCGCATCGAGTCCGGCCGCCTGGAGGTGCGCCGCCAGGTCGTCGACCTGCCCGCCGCCGTGCGCCGTCTGGTCGCCAGTAAGATCGCCGCGGGTGAGTCCGAGGAGCGTTTCCGGGTCGAGACCCGCGGCGAACTCCCGCAGATGTGGTTGGACGCGGACAAGATAGAACAGATCCTCGCGAACCTCGTGGAAAACGGGGTGCGGCACGGCGCTGGTACTGTCAGTATCGTGATCGAGCCGTGTGAAGGAGGAGCAGCGGTGTCGGTGCGCGACGAAGGCCAGGGCATAGCACCCGAGACCATTCCGCGCGTCTTCCGCCAGTTCTGGCGCGGCAAGCGCCGTGGCGGGACCGGCCTCGGACTGTTCATCGTGAAGGGCCTCGTCGAGGCCCACGGCGGCACGATCACCGTCGGACGCGCCCCCAACGGCGGCGCCGAGTTCCGATTTACCATGCCCGCCGGGACGCCCGAGTTCGTCTGA
- a CDS encoding TrmH family RNA methyltransferase: MASHEFTSVRSPRIKGVRRLAKRTFRQRERRFLAEGPQAVREALAAVNGGDGRSPYGGAARGVVEVYATAEAMQRHIDLMDAAHTAGVPTHRVSLDVMSELAQTITPQGVIAVCDFVDVPLESVTDVRLAVVLSHVRDPGNAGTVLRTADAAGADVVIFTDASVDPYNGKCVRASAGSLFHLPVVVGVPVARAVDFLHGTGAKAWAADGGGDRDLHQLADDGDLDGPVGWVFGNEAWGLPEEIVQLTDGAVSVPIYGGAESLNLATAAAVCLYTTARQQRRS; encoded by the coding sequence ATGGCGAGCCACGAGTTCACGAGTGTCCGGTCACCCAGGATCAAGGGGGTTCGGCGGCTCGCCAAGCGCACCTTCCGTCAGCGCGAGCGGCGCTTCCTCGCCGAGGGGCCGCAGGCTGTACGGGAGGCCCTGGCCGCCGTCAACGGCGGAGACGGGCGGTCCCCCTACGGCGGGGCCGCCCGCGGCGTTGTCGAGGTCTACGCCACGGCGGAGGCCATGCAGCGCCACATCGACCTGATGGACGCCGCCCACACCGCGGGCGTGCCCACCCACCGGGTCAGCCTTGACGTCATGTCCGAACTGGCGCAGACCATCACCCCGCAGGGGGTCATCGCGGTCTGCGACTTCGTCGACGTCCCCCTGGAGAGCGTCACCGACGTGCGGCTCGCCGTCGTCCTCTCCCATGTGCGCGACCCCGGCAACGCGGGGACGGTCCTGCGCACCGCCGACGCGGCCGGTGCCGACGTCGTGATCTTCACCGACGCCTCGGTCGACCCCTACAACGGCAAGTGCGTGCGGGCCTCCGCCGGAAGCCTGTTCCACCTCCCCGTGGTGGTGGGGGTCCCGGTGGCCCGGGCGGTGGACTTCCTCCACGGCACTGGAGCCAAGGCCTGGGCGGCCGACGGGGGCGGCGACCGCGACCTGCACCAGCTGGCCGACGACGGCGACCTGGACGGCCCGGTCGGCTGGGTCTTCGGCAACGAGGCCTGGGGCCTGCCCGAGGAGATCGTCCAGCTCACGGACGGCGCGGTCAGCGTTCCGATCTACGGCGGGGCCGAAAGCCTGAATCTGGCCACAGCCGCCGCGGTCTGTCTGTACACGACCGCGCGGCAGCAGCGGCGCTCCTGA
- the rplT gene encoding 50S ribosomal protein L20, which translates to MARVKRALNAKKKRKVVLDRASGYRGQRSRLYRKAKEQMLHSMTYSYRDRKDRKGQFRRLWIQRINAASRAHGLTYNRLIQGLKLAEIEVDRRMLAELAVNDEAAFAVLVEKAKQALPTTAAA; encoded by the coding sequence GTGGCACGCGTGAAGCGGGCTCTCAACGCCAAGAAGAAGCGCAAGGTCGTTCTCGACCGGGCCAGTGGTTACCGCGGGCAGCGCTCGCGCCTGTACCGCAAGGCCAAGGAGCAGATGCTCCACTCGATGACCTACTCCTACCGGGACCGCAAGGACCGCAAGGGGCAGTTCCGTCGTCTGTGGATCCAGCGCATCAACGCCGCCTCCCGCGCGCACGGCCTGACCTACAACCGTCTCATCCAGGGCCTGAAGCTGGCTGAGATCGAGGTCGACCGTCGCATGCTGGCCGAGCTGGCCGTCAACGACGAGGCCGCCTTCGCCGTCCTCGTGGAGAAGGCCAAGCAGGCCCTCCCCACCACCGCCGCGGCCTAA
- the rpmI gene encoding 50S ribosomal protein L35, with product MPKNKSHSGAKDRFKVTGSGKIMRRRANKNHILEHKTSKRKRKLGTEAELAPADTKNIKKLLGM from the coding sequence ATGCCGAAGAACAAGTCCCACAGTGGAGCCAAGGACCGTTTCAAGGTCACCGGCTCCGGCAAGATCATGCGCCGCCGTGCCAACAAGAACCACATCCTTGAGCACAAGACCTCCAAGCGCAAGCGGAAGCTGGGCACGGAGGCCGAGCTCGCTCCGGCTGACACCAAGAACATCAAGAAGCTCCTGGGCATGTAG
- the infC gene encoding translation initiation factor IF-3 → MSTEPRINDRIRVPEVRLVGPNGEQVGIVSVQDALRLAQESDLDLVEVAPTARPPVAKLMDYGKFKYESAVKARESRKNQSNTIIKEIKLRPKIDPHDYETKKGHVVRFLKSGDKVKVTIMFRGREQSRPELGRRLLARLAEDVQDLGTVESQPKQDGRNMVMVIGPHKRRSEHKAEARAAAGDKTRRDESDQA, encoded by the coding sequence ATCAGCACAGAGCCCCGCATCAATGACCGTATCCGGGTGCCCGAGGTCCGACTTGTCGGACCCAACGGTGAGCAGGTCGGAATCGTCTCCGTGCAGGACGCGCTGCGTCTGGCCCAGGAGTCCGACCTCGACCTCGTCGAGGTCGCACCGACCGCGCGCCCGCCGGTCGCGAAGCTGATGGACTACGGCAAGTTCAAGTACGAGTCCGCGGTCAAGGCCCGTGAGTCGCGCAAGAACCAGTCGAACACGATCATCAAGGAGATCAAGCTCCGCCCGAAGATCGACCCGCACGACTACGAGACCAAGAAGGGTCACGTCGTCCGGTTCCTCAAGAGCGGTGACAAGGTCAAGGTGACGATCATGTTCCGCGGCCGTGAGCAGTCTCGGCCCGAGCTCGGGCGCAGGCTGCTGGCGCGTCTGGCCGAGGACGTCCAGGACCTCGGGACGGTCGAGTCCCAGCCCAAGCAGGACGGCCGCAACATGGTCATGGTGATCGGTCCGCACAAGCGGCGTTCCGAGCACAAGGCCGAGGCCCGTGCCGCGGCGGGGGACAAGACCCGCCGCGACGAGAGCGACCAGGCGTAA
- a CDS encoding shikimate dehydrogenase has protein sequence MRAAVLGSPVAHSLSPVLHSAAYAALGLRDWSYGLFECDEEGLAPFLEGLDPADWAGLSLTMPLKRRAMELAVEVTDLATAVGGANTLVRRGSGWAAHNTDVEGIATALTEAGVAAPGSTVVLGAGATAASALAALRELGSAGPVTVLARDTARTREVTAAAERLGRPVEVAPLTEIDRHLDADLVVSTLPSGAADAHAERLAASRADLFDVIYAPWPTTAAEAVAARGGRVVGGFPMLLHQAVAQVRLMTGVEDVPVAAMRAAGEVELERRSAQAGV, from the coding sequence ATGCGCGCCGCCGTCCTGGGTTCGCCGGTGGCCCACTCCCTCTCCCCGGTCCTGCACTCCGCGGCCTACGCGGCCCTGGGGCTTCGGGACTGGTCCTACGGACTGTTCGAGTGTGATGAGGAGGGGCTGGCGCCCTTCCTCGAGGGGCTGGACCCGGCCGATTGGGCCGGGCTCTCCCTGACCATGCCGCTCAAGCGCCGGGCCATGGAGCTGGCGGTCGAGGTCACCGACCTGGCCACGGCGGTCGGCGGGGCCAACACCCTGGTCCGCCGGGGCTCGGGCTGGGCGGCGCACAACACCGACGTCGAGGGCATCGCCACCGCGCTGACCGAGGCCGGTGTGGCTGCCCCCGGTAGCACGGTCGTCCTGGGGGCGGGGGCCACCGCGGCCTCCGCCCTGGCGGCCCTGCGTGAGCTCGGCTCCGCCGGGCCGGTCACCGTCCTGGCCCGCGACACCGCGCGCACCCGCGAGGTCACGGCGGCCGCCGAGCGCCTGGGCCGTCCGGTCGAGGTGGCCCCGCTGACGGAGATCGACCGCCACCTGGACGCCGACCTCGTGGTGTCCACGCTGCCCTCGGGCGCCGCGGACGCGCACGCCGAACGTCTCGCGGCCTCCCGGGCCGATCTTTTCGACGTGATCTACGCCCCATGGCCGACCACGGCGGCTGAGGCCGTCGCGGCCCGGGGCGGGCGGGTGGTGGGCGGTTTCCCGATGCTCCTGCACCAGGCCGTCGCCCAGGTCAGGCTGATGACCGGGGTCGAGGACGTCCCTGTCGCGGCCATGCGGGCCGCGGGCGAGGTCGAGCTGGAACGGCGGTCGGCCCAGGCCGGGGTCTGA
- the mltG gene encoding endolytic transglycosylase MltG, with protein MTDRDDYPDPYRRRADREGGYDYDPLTDPLPAQPPSRGRRARPGPPDSGEFGHTGPSSGEFRTPRYADPGPAEFDTQNPAAPPPGRRRRAEPPEDQAAWGGEQPTAPPRRFGAADALRGSRAARGGGQGAQRPAQGSPSDTGSHQRPAPGSLSDTGSHQRPGSDSTQEALAALANLGGAQNPGNQAGPGAPTAPGTPVPGAHDEPPRRARRARAEEPGEGQSPFWGDDADEPTPAFLADDAAEEPKGRRARRKRAKQAEAEPLRDSGTFSAQEPEAEEPKGRRGRRRARRAAEEAPADSGAFLAQEPVDEEPAGRRGRRRAAPAPEPEEEPRHSETFATAPVTDTGAFAELSNLDDEEPLTDTGSFLAQEPEAEEPKGRRGRRRSRRGRRAEPEPEPRAEEEPEEVEEDLYEEDSLEDIAASYGDSRANRKRAKRAKAAQAARRNAGKPKRRKSKGLMILLVLVLMLVVAGGGFAVMRTYVFPPDHGGSGEGEVVFTIAEGQSGTAVGQSLVEQGVVASVRAFTNALGEQGDALVPGTYSLAENMSGESAVAALLDPENRLGGRVTIREGLRSEQVLQHLADNTGLSLEELQDAYAQTGELGLPDYATEGAAGYLFPSTYRFEPDTEPLSILRTMVTQYRQVAEELDLEARAADLGYDANEVMAIASIVQAESGGVDDMAKISRVVHNRLDIDMMLQMDSTCFYAIGEYGIALNNDQLAQCESDTSGFDTYHKTGLIPGPFVAPGEDAIEAALEPEEGEWLYFVATDPENGVTEFAETYEEFEVLKQRFQETWGGGGQAEGEGEE; from the coding sequence ATGACCGACAGGGATGACTACCCCGATCCCTACCGTCGTCGTGCCGACCGCGAAGGCGGCTACGACTACGATCCGCTGACCGACCCGCTGCCCGCCCAGCCGCCCTCGCGCGGACGCCGGGCGCGCCCGGGGCCGCCGGACAGCGGTGAATTCGGGCACACCGGGCCCTCCAGCGGGGAGTTCCGTACCCCCAGGTACGCCGACCCCGGGCCGGCGGAGTTCGACACGCAGAACCCGGCCGCGCCGCCTCCCGGCCGCCGCCGCAGGGCCGAGCCGCCCGAGGACCAGGCCGCCTGGGGCGGCGAACAGCCGACGGCCCCGCCCCGGCGTTTCGGCGCCGCGGACGCGCTGCGCGGCAGCCGTGCAGCGCGCGGCGGCGGACAGGGCGCTCAGCGGCCCGCCCAGGGATCGCCCTCGGACACGGGCAGCCACCAGCGGCCCGCTCCCGGATCGCTTTCGGATACCGGCAGCCATCAGCGGCCCGGCAGCGACTCCACCCAGGAGGCTCTCGCGGCCCTGGCCAACCTGGGCGGGGCCCAGAACCCCGGCAACCAGGCCGGCCCCGGGGCGCCGACGGCTCCCGGCACACCGGTCCCGGGAGCCCACGACGAACCCCCTCGCCGGGCCCGGCGAGCACGCGCCGAGGAGCCAGGGGAGGGGCAGTCACCCTTCTGGGGCGACGACGCGGACGAGCCCACCCCCGCCTTCCTGGCCGATGACGCCGCTGAGGAGCCCAAGGGGCGCCGCGCCCGCCGCAAGCGCGCCAAGCAGGCCGAGGCCGAGCCGCTGCGCGACTCCGGCACCTTCTCCGCTCAGGAACCGGAGGCCGAGGAGCCCAAGGGGCGCCGTGGCCGCCGTCGTGCCCGGCGTGCGGCGGAGGAGGCGCCCGCGGACTCCGGCGCCTTCCTCGCCCAGGAACCCGTGGACGAGGAACCGGCCGGACGCCGCGGCCGTCGCCGTGCGGCCCCGGCCCCGGAGCCGGAGGAGGAGCCCCGCCACTCCGAGACCTTCGCCACCGCCCCGGTCACCGACACCGGAGCCTTCGCCGAGCTGTCCAACCTGGATGACGAGGAGCCCCTGACCGACACCGGTTCCTTCCTCGCTCAGGAACCGGAGGCCGAGGAGCCCAAGGGCCGCCGCGGCCGCCGTCGTTCCCGCCGCGGACGCCGTGCCGAGCCAGAACCGGAGCCCCGGGCAGAGGAGGAGCCGGAGGAGGTCGAGGAGGACCTCTACGAGGAGGACAGCCTCGAAGACATCGCCGCCTCCTACGGCGACAGCCGCGCCAACCGCAAGCGCGCGAAGCGGGCCAAGGCCGCCCAGGCCGCCCGGCGCAACGCGGGCAAGCCCAAGAGGCGCAAGAGCAAGGGCCTGATGATCCTGCTCGTTCTGGTCCTGATGCTCGTGGTCGCCGGCGGCGGTTTCGCGGTCATGCGTACCTACGTGTTCCCCCCGGACCACGGGGGTTCGGGGGAGGGCGAGGTCGTCTTCACCATCGCGGAGGGGCAGAGCGGTACCGCCGTCGGCCAGAGCCTCGTGGAACAGGGCGTGGTCGCCAGCGTCCGCGCCTTCACCAACGCGCTCGGCGAGCAGGGTGACGCCCTGGTGCCCGGCACCTACTCCCTGGCCGAGAACATGAGCGGCGAGAGCGCCGTCGCGGCTCTGCTCGACCCGGAGAACCGGCTCGGCGGGCGGGTCACCATCCGCGAGGGCCTGCGCTCCGAACAGGTCCTCCAGCACCTGGCCGACAACACCGGCCTGTCCTTGGAGGAGCTGCAGGACGCCTACGCGCAGACCGGCGAGCTCGGCCTGCCCGACTACGCGACGGAGGGGGCCGCGGGCTACCTGTTCCCGTCCACGTACCGGTTCGAGCCGGACACTGAGCCCCTCTCGATCCTGCGCACCATGGTCACCCAGTACCGCCAGGTCGCTGAGGAGCTGGACCTGGAGGCGCGCGCCGCCGACCTCGGCTACGACGCCAACGAGGTCATGGCGATCGCCTCCATCGTCCAGGCCGAGAGCGGCGGGGTCGACGACATGGCCAAGATCTCCCGGGTGGTGCACAACCGCCTGGACATCGACATGATGCTCCAGATGGACAGCACCTGCTTCTACGCCATCGGCGAGTACGGCATCGCGCTCAACAACGACCAACTGGCCCAGTGCGAGTCCGACACCAGCGGGTTCGACACCTACCACAAGACCGGTCTCATCCCGGGCCCGTTCGTGGCCCCGGGCGAGGACGCCATCGAGGCGGCCCTGGAGCCGGAGGAGGGCGAGTGGCTGTACTTCGTGGCCACCGACCCGGAGAACGGTGTCACCGAGTTCGCCGAGACCTACGAGGAGTTCGAGGTCCTCAAGCAGCGCTTCCAGGAGACCTGGGGCGGCGGCGGCCAGGCCGAGGGCGAGGGCGAGGAGTGA
- the ruvX gene encoding Holliday junction resolvase RuvX, giving the protein MRQGVRLAIDPGNARIGVAASDPSGMLASPVETIARGRGDLQRIALLVLEKEAREIVVGYPASLSGQEGPAARSAREFANTLARLLDPVPVRLVDERLTTVTAQGQLLSGASFGKKGAKGGRARRSVIDQAAATVLLQSALDQERSTGHPPGEIVRASQGDS; this is encoded by the coding sequence TTGAGGCAAGGTGTACGCCTGGCGATCGACCCGGGCAACGCGCGTATCGGGGTCGCGGCCAGCGACCCGAGCGGTATGCTCGCCAGCCCGGTGGAGACCATCGCGCGCGGCCGGGGCGACCTGCAACGCATCGCCCTTCTCGTGCTGGAGAAGGAGGCCCGCGAGATCGTCGTGGGCTACCCTGCTTCACTGTCTGGCCAAGAGGGACCGGCCGCCCGGTCCGCTCGCGAGTTCGCGAATACCTTGGCCCGGCTCCTTGACCCCGTCCCCGTCAGGCTCGTGGACGAACGACTCACCACGGTGACCGCCCAGGGCCAGCTGCTCTCCGGTGCCTCCTTCGGCAAGAAGGGCGCCAAGGGCGGCCGGGCCCGCCGCTCGGTCATTGACCAGGCGGCGGCCACCGTGCTCTTGCAGAGTGCCTTGGACCAGGAACGGTCAACAGGCCATCCCCCGGGCGAGATCGTCCGTGCCAGCCAGGGAGATTCATGA
- the alaS gene encoding alanine--tRNA ligase: METAEIARRFLSFFEKNGHTVVPSASLIAEDPTLLLVPAGMVPFKPYFLGQRTPSYSTATSVQKCIRTKDIEEVGKTSRHATFFQMLGNFSFGDYFKEQAIPLAWELVTTPVAEGGFGIDPEKLWVTVYLDDDEAEAIWRDKVGVRPERIQRMGMEENYWSMGVPGPCGPCSEIFYDRGPEYGVEGGPEADENRYIEIWNLVFMQYERGEGGDKSGFPILGDLPKKNIDTGLGLERLAAVLQGVDNIYETDIIGRVLHRAAELTGTTYGENHEQDVMLRVVADHVRSAVMLVGDGVKPGNEKAGYVLRRILRRSIRNLRLLSGTDAFFLHELTEVSIDAMKDIYPDLLDKAGVIHGVIDNEERNFADTLRAGTTLFGRAAERTRAEGGTVFSGTDAFQLHDTYGFPIDLTLEMAAEQGLSVDEGAFRELMQRQKDTAKADAKAKKLGNADISLYAQMHERAGNTEFLGYTESESDSRVKGIVVDGSGVPAARAGDRVEIVLDRTPFYGESGGQLADTGTLTVDGRGVVDVEDVQKPLPGLFVHRGTVRSGEIVLDDTVHAAIDTGRRHAIERSHSATHLIHSALRNAMGPATGQAGSENRPGQLRFDFTADNALGNERLAEVEEEVNTVLAGDISVQTEEKSLDEALKMGALAMFGEKYGDRVRVVEMSDYSVELCGGTHVGSTARLGIVKLLGESSIGSGVRRVEAAVGVDAFKRLSKESALVGQLSEQLKTPREELPERIDSMVSRLRAAEKEIEKLRAAQVLQAAGEIAAKARRHGAALVVATEAPEGASGDDLRKLVLDVRGRLGEDEPVVVAMTAVPKDRPVVVIAANKAANKAGIKAGELVGVAARALGGGGGGKPDIAQGGGSDAAKVDEALRAVEARVAGA; the protein is encoded by the coding sequence ATGGAGACGGCAGAGATCGCGCGCCGCTTCCTCAGTTTCTTCGAGAAGAACGGACACACCGTGGTGCCCTCGGCAAGCCTGATCGCCGAGGACCCCACGCTGCTGCTGGTGCCGGCAGGCATGGTCCCCTTCAAGCCCTACTTCCTGGGTCAGCGCACTCCCTCCTACAGCACCGCCACCAGCGTCCAGAAGTGCATCCGCACCAAGGACATCGAGGAGGTCGGCAAGACCTCCCGGCACGCCACCTTCTTCCAGATGCTGGGCAACTTCTCCTTCGGTGACTACTTCAAGGAGCAGGCGATCCCGCTGGCCTGGGAGCTCGTCACCACTCCGGTGGCCGAGGGCGGCTTCGGGATCGACCCCGAGAAGCTGTGGGTGACCGTCTACCTCGACGACGACGAGGCCGAGGCGATCTGGCGCGACAAGGTCGGCGTCCGCCCCGAGCGCATCCAGCGCATGGGCATGGAGGAGAACTACTGGTCGATGGGGGTCCCCGGCCCCTGCGGCCCCTGCTCCGAGATCTTCTACGACCGCGGCCCCGAGTACGGCGTCGAGGGCGGCCCCGAGGCGGACGAGAACCGCTACATCGAGATCTGGAACCTCGTCTTCATGCAGTACGAGCGGGGTGAGGGCGGCGACAAGAGCGGCTTCCCGATCCTCGGCGACCTGCCCAAGAAGAACATCGACACCGGCCTGGGCCTGGAGCGCCTCGCGGCGGTCCTGCAGGGCGTCGACAACATCTACGAGACCGACATCATCGGCCGCGTGCTGCACCGCGCCGCCGAGCTGACCGGCACCACCTACGGCGAGAACCACGAGCAGGACGTGATGCTCCGCGTGGTCGCCGACCACGTGCGCAGCGCCGTCATGCTCGTCGGCGACGGTGTCAAGCCGGGCAACGAGAAGGCCGGGTACGTCCTGCGCCGCATCCTGCGCCGCTCGATCCGCAACCTGCGCCTGCTCTCGGGCACCGACGCCTTCTTCCTGCACGAGCTGACCGAGGTCAGCATCGACGCGATGAAGGACATCTACCCGGACCTGCTCGACAAGGCGGGGGTCATCCACGGCGTCATCGACAACGAGGAGCGCAACTTCGCGGACACCCTCCGCGCGGGCACCACGCTCTTCGGCCGCGCGGCCGAGCGCACCCGCGCCGAGGGCGGCACCGTCTTCTCCGGCACGGACGCCTTCCAGCTGCACGACACCTACGGCTTCCCCATCGACCTCACCCTGGAGATGGCCGCCGAACAGGGCCTGAGCGTGGACGAGGGCGCCTTCCGCGAGCTCATGCAGCGCCAGAAGGACACCGCCAAGGCCGACGCCAAGGCGAAGAAGCTCGGCAACGCGGACATCTCGCTCTACGCGCAGATGCACGAGAGGGCCGGGAACACCGAGTTCCTCGGCTACACCGAGTCCGAGAGCGACTCCCGCGTCAAGGGCATCGTCGTGGACGGGTCCGGGGTCCCGGCCGCGCGCGCGGGCGACAGGGTCGAGATCGTCCTGGACCGCACCCCCTTCTACGGGGAGAGCGGCGGCCAGCTCGCCGACACCGGCACGCTGACCGTGGACGGGCGCGGCGTGGTGGACGTCGAGGACGTCCAGAAGCCGCTCCCGGGCCTGTTCGTGCACCGCGGCACCGTGCGTTCGGGCGAGATCGTCCTGGACGACACCGTGCACGCGGCGATCGACACCGGTCGCCGCCACGCGATCGAGCGGTCCCACTCGGCGACCCACCTGATCCACTCGGCGCTGCGCAACGCGATGGGTCCCGCCACCGGGCAGGCCGGTTCGGAGAACCGCCCCGGCCAGCTGCGGTTCGACTTCACCGCCGACAACGCGCTGGGCAACGAGCGCCTGGCCGAGGTCGAGGAGGAGGTCAACACCGTCCTGGCCGGTGACATCTCGGTCCAGACCGAGGAGAAGAGCCTGGACGAGGCGCTGAAGATGGGCGCCCTGGCCATGTTCGGCGAGAAGTACGGCGACCGCGTTCGGGTCGTGGAGATGAGCGACTACTCGGTCGAGCTCTGCGGCGGTACGCACGTGGGCTCCACCGCCAGGCTCGGCATCGTCAAGCTGCTGGGGGAGTCCTCCATCGGCTCCGGCGTGCGCCGGGTCGAGGCGGCCGTGGGCGTGGACGCGTTCAAGCGCCTGTCCAAGGAGTCGGCCCTGGTCGGCCAGCTCTCCGAGCAGCTCAAGACGCCGCGCGAGGAACTGCCCGAGCGGATCGACTCGATGGTCTCCCGGCTGCGCGCCGCGGAGAAGGAGATCGAGAAGCTGCGCGCGGCGCAGGTGCTCCAGGCCGCCGGTGAGATCGCCGCGAAGGCGCGCCGCCACGGTGCGGCGCTGGTCGTGGCCACCGAGGCGCCCGAGGGTGCCAGCGGCGACGACCTGCGCAAGCTGGTGCTGGACGTGCGCGGCCGCCTCGGCGAGGACGAGCCCGTGGTCGTGGCGATGACCGCCGTGCCCAAGGACCGTCCGGTCGTGGTGATCGCCGCGAACAAGGCCGCGAACAAGGCCGGGATCAAGGCGGGCGAGCTCGTCGGGGTGGCGGCCCGCGCCCTCGGCGGCGGTGGCGGCGGCAAGCCGGACATCGCCCAGGGCGGTGGCAGCGACGCGGCCAAGGTCGACGAGGCCCTGCGCGCCGTGGAGGCGCGCGTCGCGGGCGCCTAG